From Excalfactoria chinensis isolate bCotChi1 chromosome 4, bCotChi1.hap2, whole genome shotgun sequence, one genomic window encodes:
- the TMEM156 gene encoding transmembrane protein 156: protein MGPAAGPSPRARSGGCGPGAGRAREGRGGAEQREGRGFSPRPLLAMAPPPGPSGCPERRPADGPTSGLIPSAAARPLSAGRRREALVVLGGFPSFCKLGTLLNQEGSCHHCARWERVSGMCLILRKSELFRLALGVLTIFILCLPEFFKVHEANTVVVSCMDTCSLNNTSFPLCTFNTSCKRSLPQKRENRVVLLKTIVNHSNFQNIPCICLSSSREQQSNTKYSEPESSRDVNVDHQESRLIGKKVPKAKDSPEVNTEDATSFYKYFNFTMLHANEEVELSTYYILEIHINNSIVRGRNAAEEYLNHSCLMAMIDDQNNCMNISLQLKSYVEYPMCVAKIIWLSMIPVVIVLTVSVVIYKIVQENGRNYCKHRGAVTFSSVQGKSGSRHAIRTISATKVHLFPEKNNKELIPLTAQAMKILPIIPEQEHCHLSTSSTEG, encoded by the exons ATGggccccgccgccggccccTCCCCGCGGGCGCGCTCCGGCGGCTGCGGCCCCGGGGCCGGCCGCGCACGCgaggggaggggcggggcggAACAGCGGGAGGGGCGGGGCTTCTCGCCACGCCCACTTCTCGCCATGGCCCCGCCCCCTGGCCCGAGCGGGTGTCCCGAGCGCCGCCCAGCCGACGGCCCCACTTCCGGGCTGATCCCCTCGGCCGCCGCGCGCCCCCTGTCGGCTGGGCGGCGAAGGGAGGCGCTGGTCGTCCTGGGCGGTTTTCCTTCATTCTGCAAGCTGGGCACTCTT CTAAACCAGGAAGGAAGTTGCCACCACTGTGCTAGATGGGAGCGCGTCAGTGGCATGTGCTTGATTTTGAGAAAATCAGAACTCTTCAGATTAGCACTAGGAGTACTCaccatatttattttatgtttacCTGAGTTCTTCAAAGTCCATGAAG ctaaCACTGTAGTTGTGTCGTGCATGGATACCTGTTCATTAAATAACACTAGCTTTCCACTTTGTACTTTTAATACTTCTTGCAAAAGATCGCTGccacaaaaaagagaaaatcgGGTTGTCTTACTGAAGACCATTGTAAATCACTCAAATTTCCAGAATATTCCATGTATTTGCCTGTCCTCTAGTAGGGAACAACAGTCAAATACTAAGTACTCAGAGCCTGAATCCAGCAGAGATGTGAATGTTGATCATCAAGAATCAAGATTAATAGGTAAAAAAG TTCCTAAAGCAAAAGACTCACCTGAAGTGAACACAGAAGATGCTACgtctttttataaatattttaatttcaccATGCTTCATGCAAATGAAGAAGTAGAGCTTAGCACCTACTACATTCTGGAAATCCACATCAACAACTCCATAgtcagaggaagaaatgcagctgaAGAATACCTAAATCACTCTTGTCTCATGGCTATGATCGATGACCAAAACAACTGTATGAATATTTCACTACAACTGAAATCTTACGTGGAAT ATCCAATGTGTGTGGCAAAGATCATTTGGCTCAGTATGATTCCAGTTGTTATTGTCTTGACTGTTTCAGTCGTCATCTACAAAATAGTCCAGGAAAATGGCCGAAACT ATTGTAAGCACAGAGGAGCagtgacattttcttctgttcaagGGAAAAGTGGTTCCAGACATGCAATAAGAACCATTTCTGCTACTAAAGTTCATCTATTTCCTG